In Methanothermobacter sp., the following are encoded in one genomic region:
- a CDS encoding V4R domain-containing protein — protein sequence MSGLRALIREYRRITDNEIKSETGNGTLMGPRGPLKENIEFRDLLNPSRRYFSAFKEDDKYVSSFRLGHFNIPDIIAGSAAGVSYIGGMNLGRALIEEGLADDIRSLGELMLEHKLGILDVISEEGDGRHLTMDIRVYECIECSGLPNIGRPICFFEAGIIAGALSEILGGRVDAYERRCWTNGYSFCQFDVRARI from the coding sequence ATGAGCGGTTTAAGGGCCCTCATCAGGGAATACAGAAGGATCACAGACAATGAAATCAAGTCTGAAACAGGAAATGGAACTCTTATGGGTCCAAGGGGCCCCTTGAAGGAGAATATAGAGTTCAGAGACCTCCTGAATCCGAGTAGAAGGTATTTTTCAGCTTTCAAAGAGGACGACAAGTATGTATCCAGCTTCCGTCTTGGCCATTTCAATATCCCGGATATAATCGCCGGGTCAGCTGCAGGTGTCTCATACATTGGTGGCATGAACCTTGGAAGGGCGCTCATAGAGGAGGGCCTTGCAGATGACATCAGATCACTTGGGGAGTTAATGCTGGAGCATAAACTCGGGATACTTGACGTGATATCTGAAGAGGGGGACGGACGGCACCTCACGATGGACATAAGGGTCTATGAGTGTATCGAGTGCTCGGGTCTTCCAAATATTGGACGCCCCATCTGCTTCTTTGAGGCTGGTATAATAGCGGGGGCCCTCTCTGAGATACTTGGGGGAAGGGTTGATGCATATGAGAGGCGCTGCTGGACCAATGGCTACTCCTTCTGCCAGTTTGATGTGAGGGCCAGAATCTGA
- the hisA gene encoding 1-(5-phosphoribosyl)-5-[(5-phosphoribosylamino)methylideneamino]imidazole-4-carboxamide isomerase, protein MTFRKDRMLIIPAVDIRNGKCVQLVQGKPGTEQVVIDDPAGVAERWESLGAETIHVVDLDGALDSERNTDILKEITERVSVPLQIGGGIRSKEYASELLDMGFERIILGTMAIENPEVIGDLSGEYGSDRIMVSLDSRNSKVVIRGWTENIEHTAVEMGRKLQEKGAGSILFTNVDFEGLLSGFDPEPVIELVNAVDVPVIYSGGISSIQDIEDLQKTGAAGVVIGSAIYKGKIDFREALKYQELK, encoded by the coding sequence ATGACCTTCAGAAAGGATAGAATGCTCATAATTCCAGCTGTTGATATAAGAAACGGTAAATGCGTCCAGCTTGTGCAGGGAAAGCCAGGTACCGAGCAGGTTGTGATTGATGACCCTGCCGGTGTGGCAGAAAGGTGGGAATCCCTGGGTGCTGAGACCATCCATGTGGTTGACCTTGACGGTGCCCTGGATTCAGAGAGGAATACCGATATCCTTAAAGAAATCACAGAAAGGGTCTCTGTTCCACTCCAGATAGGTGGGGGAATAAGAAGTAAGGAATATGCATCTGAACTCCTGGATATGGGCTTTGAGAGGATAATACTCGGCACCATGGCCATTGAGAACCCGGAGGTTATAGGGGATCTCTCAGGGGAATACGGTTCAGACCGTATAATGGTCTCACTCGATAGCAGAAACTCAAAGGTCGTTATAAGGGGATGGACAGAGAATATAGAACATACAGCAGTGGAAATGGGCAGAAAACTCCAGGAGAAAGGGGCTGGAAGTATACTCTTTACAAATGTGGACTTTGAGGGTCTTCTCTCCGGATTTGATCCAGAACCTGTGATTGAGCTTGTGAACGCCGTTGATGTGCCCGTTATTTACTCAGGGGGTATCAGCAGCATTCAGGACATCGAGGATCTCCAGAAAACAGGTGCCGCTGGGGTTGTTATTGGCTCAGCGATTTATAAGGGCAAGATAGACTTCAGGGAGGCCTTAAAATATCAGGAACTGAAATGA
- a CDS encoding FAD synthase, with product MKTVMATGTFDIIHPGHGFFLEEAKKLGGENARLVVVLARDSTVRARKRTPIIGERQRLEVVRMLKPVDEAHLGSETDMFEIVHRLKPDIIAIGPDQKFDIHELRDELSRRGLECEVRRVGKYRRSELDSTCKIIKKIRKMEFDEDALKNC from the coding sequence ATTAAAACCGTCATGGCAACAGGCACATTTGACATAATCCACCCGGGACATGGATTTTTCCTTGAGGAGGCAAAGAAACTTGGTGGAGAAAACGCCAGACTGGTGGTTGTACTTGCAAGGGACTCCACGGTAAGGGCACGTAAGAGGACACCCATCATAGGTGAAAGGCAGAGACTCGAAGTTGTAAGGATGCTAAAACCCGTTGATGAGGCCCACCTTGGCAGTGAAACCGATATGTTTGAGATAGTTCACAGATTGAAGCCTGATATAATCGCCATAGGCCCCGATCAGAAGTTCGATATCCATGAACTGAGGGATGAACTCAGTAGAAGGGGCCTTGAGTGTGAGGTTAGAAGGGTGGGCAAATACAGAAGATCCGAACTTGACAGTACCTGCAAGATAATAAAAAAGATACGGAAGATGGAATTTGATGAGGATGCCCTGAAAAACTGCTAA
- a CDS encoding transglutaminase family protein, with protein MAWHRILECPRGRSYPHNGGGKIKRHSIFAVLLLLGVAVLPAGYVSAADSNITSNATVNSTAASTSAYTKVSPSTTVSYTYHEYVPYTVRVKVSYMKPYTLKVKTPIKRYYYRNGKYRVRYVYSYTYVTKYRKTYRWVTETRYRKVTRIGYAEMGDYLRETENCQVSDPEISSLSSNLTEGCTSTYEKAVRIFNWVRDNIDYSFYYNTRNGAVETLQKRSANCCDHTHLLVALARAANIPARYMHGKCVFRSGNTYGHVWGQLYINGKWYDADATSFSNTLGTIKNWDTSSAFIKGVYAELPF; from the coding sequence ATGGCATGGCATAGAATTCTTGAATGTCCACGGGGGAGGAGTTACCCCCACAATGGAGGCGGTAAAATTAAGCGTCACTCGATATTTGCAGTGCTGCTACTTCTCGGGGTGGCAGTGTTGCCTGCAGGGTATGTGAGTGCAGCTGATTCAAATATAACATCCAATGCAACGGTTAACAGCACAGCAGCCAGTACCTCTGCGTACACAAAGGTATCTCCATCAACAACAGTGAGTTACACCTACCACGAGTATGTCCCGTATACTGTCAGGGTGAAGGTTTCCTACATGAAGCCCTACACATTGAAGGTTAAAACACCCATAAAGAGGTACTACTACAGGAATGGAAAGTACAGGGTACGGTACGTCTACAGCTACACCTATGTGACCAAGTACCGTAAAACCTACAGATGGGTTACAGAGACACGCTACAGAAAGGTTACGCGGATCGGATATGCTGAGATGGGTGATTACCTAAGGGAAACAGAAAACTGCCAGGTTTCGGATCCTGAAATTTCTTCTCTAAGTTCTAACCTCACTGAAGGGTGCACTTCAACCTATGAGAAAGCTGTCCGCATATTCAACTGGGTCAGGGATAATATAGACTACAGCTTCTACTACAATACAAGAAACGGTGCGGTTGAGACACTCCAGAAGAGGTCAGCCAACTGCTGTGACCACACACATCTTCTGGTTGCTCTTGCAAGGGCTGCAAACATACCCGCAAGGTACATGCATGGTAAATGCGTATTTAGAAGCGGAAACACCTATGGACACGTCTGGGGACAGTTATATATCAACGGAAAATGGTATGACGCAGACGCAACAAGCTTCTCAAACACGCTCGGCACGATAAAAAACTGGGACACCTCCAGCGCATTCATAAAGGGTGTTTACGCTGAATTGCCATTCTAG
- the argC gene encoding N-acetyl-gamma-glutamyl-phosphate reductase, whose translation MISAGIIGASGYTGGELLRLLENHSRVEVVAATSRQYRGLPVSRVHPHLQDTDLKFEDSMEKMDADIVFTATPHGASMKIVPDLIERGMRVVDLSGDYRFRDTRTYEEWYGIKHEKPIEAVYGLPEIHREAIESADLVANPGCFPTGAILACLPLVYEKLADTFIIDSKTGVSGAGVKPTPLTHYPECSDNVTAYNVTRHRHTPEIRQELSRFNPVRLSFTPHLVPVTRGILTTAHAFLSEDLSQDELREIFQGFYDGEPFVRVVDRMPVLSAVRGSNFCHIGCFEVDDNQRAVIVSAIDNLVKGASGQAIQNMNIMCGFSEVEGLDFPGMHP comes from the coding sequence GTGATCAGTGCGGGTATTATTGGAGCCAGCGGATATACAGGTGGTGAACTCCTCAGATTACTCGAGAACCACAGTAGGGTGGAGGTGGTGGCTGCAACCTCAAGGCAGTACAGGGGTCTTCCTGTATCGCGGGTACATCCCCATCTACAGGACACTGACCTGAAATTCGAGGATTCCATGGAAAAGATGGACGCAGATATCGTTTTCACGGCCACACCCCATGGAGCCTCCATGAAGATCGTTCCGGATCTGATAGAGAGGGGCATGAGGGTTGTGGATCTCAGCGGGGACTACAGGTTCCGGGACACCAGGACATATGAGGAGTGGTATGGGATCAAACATGAAAAACCCATTGAAGCGGTCTATGGTCTTCCCGAGATTCACCGGGAGGCGATAGAATCTGCAGATCTTGTGGCGAATCCCGGATGTTTTCCCACAGGTGCAATACTTGCATGTCTCCCCCTGGTTTATGAGAAGCTTGCTGACACCTTCATAATTGATTCAAAGACAGGTGTGAGTGGTGCTGGGGTGAAGCCAACCCCCCTTACCCATTACCCTGAATGCAGTGACAATGTTACCGCCTACAACGTGACAAGACACAGGCATACGCCTGAAATAAGACAGGAACTTTCAAGGTTCAACCCTGTGAGGCTCAGCTTCACCCCACACCTTGTCCCGGTAACCAGGGGCATCCTCACAACCGCACACGCCTTCCTCAGTGAGGACCTCAGTCAGGATGAACTCAGGGAGATATTCCAGGGTTTCTATGATGGAGAACCCTTTGTCAGGGTTGTTGATAGGATGCCAGTGCTCAGTGCTGTGAGGGGTTCAAACTTCTGCCACATAGGATGTTTTGAGGTGGATGATAACCAGAGGGCCGTTATAGTCTCTGCCATAGACAACCTTGTGAAGGGTGCCTCAGGTCAGGCCATACAGAACATGAACATAATGTGTGGATTCAGTGAGGTGGAGGGCCTTGACTTCCCTGGAATGCACCCATGA
- a CDS encoding flavodoxin produces the protein MKTCVIYYSRTGNTAMVAKTLAEELNADLIEIKDLKDRKGFLSSFKSSIDALRESKTPISPERVELSEYDLIYIGTPTWAGKPAPAVITFIDRADFMGKDVIPFTTMSRQGGEGVIERMSEKIRARGGRIVNFFIQKTGGKELIQVREDTLKIMAEKDLKIYSSR, from the coding sequence ATGAAGACATGTGTGATCTACTATTCACGCACAGGAAACACTGCAATGGTGGCAAAGACACTTGCAGAGGAACTGAATGCTGATCTAATTGAAATCAAGGATCTTAAGGATAGAAAAGGATTTTTAAGTAGTTTTAAGTCCTCAATAGATGCTTTGAGGGAATCAAAGACCCCGATCAGTCCAGAAAGGGTTGAACTCTCAGAATACGATCTCATATACATTGGCACCCCAACCTGGGCCGGTAAGCCCGCACCTGCAGTGATAACCTTCATTGACAGGGCCGACTTCATGGGAAAGGACGTGATACCCTTTACAACCATGAGCAGACAGGGTGGTGAGGGGGTAATTGAACGCATGTCTGAAAAGATAAGAGCCCGCGGGGGGCGTATAGTGAATTTCTTCATACAGAAAACCGGTGGAAAGGAGCTTATCCAGGTAAGGGAGGATACACTCAAGATTATGGCAGAAAAGGACCTGAAGATATACAGCTCCAGATGA
- a CDS encoding protein translocase subunit SecF (forms a complex with SecD and YajC; SecDFyajC stimulates the proton motive force-driven protein translocation; seems to modulate the cycling of SecA by stabilizing its membrane-inserted state and appears to be required for the release of mature proteins from the extracytoplasmic side of the membrane; in some organisms, such as Bacillus subtilis, SecD is fused to SecF), which translates to MTLIDRMFRSYKPLIAIPAAITLLALLLVVFHGLNESVDLRGGALADLTLEKSISGPELESLLRGELGLDDVKVLSVTGERATVQFGTDVDVVRVNEALKGTATINSYKSVGPVLSKQALNQIYWAVGFAFLFMSITVFIVFRDPIPSIAVILAAASDIIIAVGGMSAFGIPLSLASVGAILMLIGYSVDTDILLTTRILKQRKGDINQRALGALKTGLTMSISALASMTALYLVTVFLMPEAQVLSNIAAVLIIGLLADIITTWLMNLGILRWYLEVKA; encoded by the coding sequence ATAACATTGATTGATAGGATGTTCAGATCATACAAGCCGCTCATAGCAATACCTGCAGCCATAACACTGCTTGCCCTTCTCCTTGTGGTTTTCCATGGTCTCAATGAAAGCGTGGACCTCAGGGGTGGGGCGCTCGCAGACCTAACCCTCGAGAAGAGCATCAGCGGTCCAGAACTGGAATCACTCCTCAGGGGTGAACTGGGCCTGGATGATGTGAAGGTGCTCTCGGTGACAGGGGAAAGGGCAACGGTACAGTTCGGTACCGATGTGGATGTTGTCAGGGTGAATGAGGCCCTTAAGGGAACCGCAACCATAAACAGTTACAAGTCGGTCGGACCCGTCCTGAGCAAGCAGGCGCTGAATCAGATATACTGGGCCGTTGGATTCGCATTCCTCTTCATGTCAATCACCGTCTTCATAGTATTTCGGGATCCGATACCATCCATTGCTGTTATCCTTGCAGCAGCTTCCGACATCATAATAGCGGTTGGTGGTATGTCCGCCTTTGGAATACCGCTCTCACTTGCCTCAGTCGGTGCCATACTCATGCTCATAGGTTACAGTGTGGACACGGATATTCTCCTCACAACCAGGATCCTGAAACAGAGGAAGGGGGACATAAACCAGAGGGCTCTTGGGGCCCTAAAAACAGGCCTCACCATGTCCATATCAGCCCTAGCCTCAATGACAGCCCTGTACCTGGTCACTGTCTTCCTTATGCCTGAGGCACAGGTCCTGAGTAACATAGCCGCTGTGCTCATAATAGGACTCCTTGCAGACATCATAACCACCTGGCTCATGAACCTTGGAATTCTAAGGTGGTACCTGGAGGTTAAAGCATGA
- a CDS encoding preprotein translocase subunit SecD, with protein sequence MNRKVSKFLKDYRVILLLVLVAASIAAVSTLGIQQGLDLKGGSLIQIQLEKPVDAATMNTVTSVLDKRLNIFGVKDVKVRASGDQNVIVEIAGVQPDQVADIVGTPGKFEARIGNETVLTGADIVSVQAPIITANEWEVPFKLSTAGAQRFAEAARGKAGQPVNMYLDDRLITSPEISPEVATGKPTTDVRITGAENSKEEAEAQAKEIETLLKSGSLPVKVKIVGVSSVSAELGKQFAEGALIAGLLAVLAIAVILIIRYRTPILVVPIFMTTLAELIIILGAAAVIRWNIDLAAIAGILAAIGTGVDDQIIITDEVLAGEGRRTRRKFRIKDAFFIIFASAGTLIAAMLPLAYVGFSRGATGIGLLSGFAFTTVLGVLIGVFITRPVYAKFIETFNLGKR encoded by the coding sequence ATGAACAGGAAGGTTTCAAAATTCCTCAAAGATTACAGGGTTATACTCCTCCTCGTCCTTGTTGCAGCTAGTATAGCTGCGGTGTCAACCCTGGGGATCCAGCAGGGTCTCGACCTCAAGGGGGGTTCACTCATACAGATACAGCTTGAAAAGCCGGTGGATGCTGCCACAATGAATACAGTGACAAGCGTTCTGGACAAGAGGCTAAACATATTCGGTGTCAAGGACGTGAAGGTGCGTGCCAGTGGCGATCAGAACGTTATAGTTGAGATTGCAGGTGTCCAGCCTGATCAGGTTGCGGACATAGTTGGGACACCCGGTAAATTTGAGGCCAGGATAGGAAACGAAACCGTCCTCACAGGGGCGGACATTGTGAGTGTCCAGGCACCCATAATCACAGCCAATGAATGGGAGGTGCCCTTCAAGCTTTCAACTGCAGGGGCTCAGAGGTTCGCCGAGGCTGCCAGGGGCAAAGCAGGGCAACCAGTCAACATGTACCTGGATGACCGTCTGATCACCTCCCCTGAGATTTCACCGGAGGTTGCAACAGGAAAGCCGACCACGGACGTCCGTATAACAGGGGCTGAGAACAGCAAGGAGGAGGCTGAGGCTCAGGCCAAGGAGATAGAGACACTCCTGAAATCAGGGTCTCTTCCTGTGAAGGTTAAAATTGTTGGTGTGAGCAGTGTATCCGCTGAACTCGGAAAACAGTTTGCAGAGGGTGCACTCATCGCCGGGCTCCTCGCTGTCCTTGCAATTGCCGTCATACTCATAATACGCTACAGGACCCCCATCCTTGTTGTGCCCATCTTCATGACGACACTTGCAGAACTCATAATCATACTGGGTGCGGCTGCTGTTATAAGGTGGAACATTGACCTTGCGGCAATAGCAGGTATACTGGCAGCCATAGGTACCGGTGTGGATGACCAGATCATCATAACAGACGAGGTGCTGGCAGGTGAGGGCAGGAGAACCAGACGTAAGTTCAGGATAAAGGACGCATTCTTCATAATATTCGCATCTGCAGGTACCCTGATAGCCGCAATGCTTCCACTGGCCTACGTGGGCTTTTCAAGGGGTGCCACGGGTATAGGTCTCCTTTCAGGTTTCGCATTCACCACCGTCCTTGGGGTGCTTATAGGTGTGTTCATAACAAGGCCGGTGTATGCAAAGTTCATTGAAACCTTCAATCTGGGTAAAAGGTGA
- the pyrI gene encoding aspartate carbamoyltransferase regulatory subunit has protein sequence MKKPFELRVKPIKNGTVIDHITANRALNVLNILGLPDGRSKVTVAMNMDSSQLGSKDIVKIENRELESSEVDQIALIAPRATINIIRDYKIVEKAKVRLLDEVRGILRCPNPNCITNSDEGVENRFYVISKEPVMLRCYYCERLIETEEIESQF, from the coding sequence ATGAAGAAACCCTTTGAACTGCGGGTCAAACCAATAAAGAACGGGACGGTTATAGACCATATAACCGCCAACAGGGCCCTCAATGTACTCAACATCCTTGGATTACCTGATGGGAGGAGCAAGGTGACGGTTGCCATGAACATGGATTCATCCCAGCTTGGCTCCAAGGACATTGTTAAGATAGAGAACAGGGAACTTGAGTCATCAGAGGTGGATCAGATAGCCCTGATAGCCCCGCGGGCCACCATAAACATCATAAGGGATTACAAGATTGTTGAAAAGGCCAAGGTGAGGCTTCTGGATGAGGTCAGGGGCATCCTGAGGTGCCCCAACCCCAACTGTATCACAAACAGCGATGAGGGCGTTGAGAACAGGTTCTATGTCATATCAAAGGAACCCGTGATGCTGCGATGCTATTACTGTGAACGCCTCATTGAGACCGAGGAGATAGAATCCCAGTTTTAG
- a CDS encoding pseudomurein-binding repeat-containing protein — MREIKVSALVIMFLFLVSPAAGAVFVTDSSHAIITAPAAAHTKSGLVVSSYTPEKSVLKYVKGMDTVVVGDVKVNGTRIPARTSSLSRYWSRSNVVVLGTGSDISAAYAAIKNDAPLLISGKTLPSATRTEIKRLKPKKIIICAPASAIPSSSLKGLGIPYQRVWYGSDSATLSALQPKSGPRVMAPRSLLPVAMTLWRSGVFSTSTSVRVNGTVLWSSGYPTTSVIMNRYASGTPETIYMSSDRLNGVNGRTLMESIKAEIAGSARVIIDERSPAPGEADRAIKNAPPGSLAVYIAAACPGTMYSTISGIKSGYLRSYASRLDGVAYVNYGSLNLEKTSYLSRAWDDNFSNVYFAGISKPSEYLRSAGILLLEPKVLPQSQQVHFTAMNLIDYAYSADGEHMRTVNSSVYIARHEIDPTTLSADARRIVSGNTTEMSREEWVYLASQYIAGLPIRKNTTAISDASSSSNTYTGTLTRSEYRDAARRVYEFAKTNRRLPSYVSVGDKKLGRDEYTLMFAQIIQNHTDKSKMVFPSSVKVGESLIETVVQFIKDLIT; from the coding sequence ATGAGAGAGATTAAGGTATCTGCACTGGTCATCATGTTCCTCTTTCTTGTATCGCCTGCAGCCGGTGCTGTTTTTGTAACCGATTCATCCCATGCCATTATAACGGCACCTGCAGCGGCACATACAAAAAGCGGACTTGTGGTGAGCAGTTACACTCCAGAGAAGTCCGTCCTCAAGTATGTTAAGGGGATGGACACAGTTGTTGTTGGTGACGTTAAGGTTAACGGGACCCGTATCCCTGCAAGGACATCCTCCCTCTCACGTTACTGGAGCAGAAGCAACGTGGTTGTCCTTGGAACCGGGTCAGACATCTCAGCAGCCTATGCTGCAATAAAAAATGATGCGCCCCTCCTTATAAGTGGAAAAACGCTGCCATCAGCCACCAGAACTGAAATAAAACGTTTGAAGCCCAAGAAGATAATCATATGCGCCCCTGCATCAGCCATACCCTCATCATCACTGAAGGGCCTTGGCATACCCTACCAGAGGGTTTGGTATGGCAGTGATTCAGCCACACTGAGCGCCCTTCAGCCAAAATCAGGACCAAGGGTTATGGCACCCAGGTCGCTTCTCCCAGTGGCGATGACGCTCTGGAGATCAGGCGTATTCTCCACATCCACATCAGTTAGAGTCAATGGAACGGTTCTCTGGTCATCAGGTTATCCAACCACATCCGTTATAATGAACCGCTACGCCTCAGGTACGCCGGAGACCATATACATGAGTTCAGACAGGCTGAATGGTGTTAATGGAAGAACACTAATGGAATCCATAAAGGCAGAGATAGCAGGGTCAGCCAGGGTTATAATAGATGAGAGGTCACCTGCCCCCGGGGAAGCCGACCGTGCCATTAAGAATGCCCCCCCAGGCTCTCTTGCCGTTTACATAGCGGCTGCATGTCCCGGGACGATGTACAGTACCATCTCAGGGATAAAATCAGGTTACCTCAGATCATACGCATCCAGGCTCGACGGCGTGGCCTATGTGAACTACGGTAGCCTCAACCTTGAGAAGACCAGTTACCTGTCAAGGGCCTGGGATGATAACTTCTCAAATGTCTACTTTGCAGGTATCAGTAAACCCTCAGAGTACCTCAGGAGTGCAGGTATTCTCCTCCTGGAACCAAAGGTTTTACCCCAGAGCCAGCAGGTCCACTTCACAGCAATGAATCTCATCGACTACGCCTACTCTGCAGATGGCGAGCACATGAGGACCGTGAATTCATCAGTTTACATCGCAAGGCATGAGATCGATCCAACCACTCTTTCAGCAGATGCCCGCCGCATAGTCAGTGGTAATACAACCGAAATGTCCCGGGAGGAGTGGGTCTACCTTGCATCCCAGTACATAGCAGGGCTTCCCATCAGAAAGAACACAACTGCAATATCAGACGCCAGTTCATCAAGCAACACCTACACTGGGACACTCACAAGGTCTGAGTACCGTGATGCTGCAAGGAGGGTCTATGAATTCGCAAAGACCAACAGGAGGCTTCCATCCTATGTTTCAGTGGGTGATAAGAAGCTTGGAAGGGACGAGTACACACTGATGTTTGCACAGATAATCCAGAACCACACAGATAAGAGCAAGATGGTGTTCCCATCATCTGTTAAGGTGGGTGAGAGCCTCATTGAAACTGTGGTCCAGTTCATAAAGGACCTCATAACATAG
- a CDS encoding succinylglutamate desuccinylase/aspartoacylase family protein, protein MRKAPLKFLTILVTVAFLLSSVPVVSALKTEIIYTGTGGDVSKNYYIRNYSPRTPVTSEVFQAAKKGTPMFTFGNGSRKVIIVAGVHGNELPASIAAVKLINYLAGKRINGTVYVVPFLIPSSTARSSRYWNGKNPNSIANVRGTPSNRIVQLAASRGVSAVGDFHSTRPGGVPGKTSILCTRIPTYESYRMASYMSRYSGSALIPSQVAGKDYPGALEDVCNLAGIPAVTGEVRSPHGSVASGSVTKSYTQMIAFLKYNSII, encoded by the coding sequence ATGAGAAAAGCACCGTTGAAATTTCTAACCATTCTTGTTACAGTCGCATTCCTCCTTTCATCTGTGCCCGTGGTTTCAGCACTCAAAACCGAGATCATCTATACAGGTACAGGGGGAGATGTATCAAAGAACTATTACATCAGGAACTACTCTCCCCGCACACCTGTAACATCAGAGGTTTTTCAGGCTGCAAAAAAGGGCACTCCAATGTTCACATTTGGAAATGGTAGCAGGAAGGTTATAATAGTTGCAGGTGTCCATGGAAATGAACTTCCAGCTTCAATTGCCGCTGTTAAACTCATAAATTATCTTGCAGGTAAAAGGATAAACGGGACGGTCTACGTTGTACCGTTCCTCATACCATCGTCCACTGCCCGGAGTTCCAGGTACTGGAATGGTAAGAACCCCAACAGCATTGCAAATGTTAGGGGCACACCATCCAACAGGATAGTTCAGCTGGCTGCTTCAAGGGGTGTGAGTGCCGTGGGGGACTTCCACTCAACAAGGCCCGGTGGAGTGCCAGGGAAAACATCGATTCTCTGCACAAGGATACCAACCTATGAGAGCTACAGGATGGCATCATATATGAGCCGCTACAGTGGATCAGCCCTCATACCATCACAGGTGGCAGGTAAGGATTATCCAGGAGCCCTTGAGGATGTCTGCAACCTTGCAGGTATCCCTGCAGTTACAGGGGAGGTCAGGTCACCCCATGGTTCAGTTGCATCGGGTAGTGTTACAAAATCCTACACCCAGATGATAGCCTTCCTTAAGTACAACAGCATCATCTGA